A genomic segment from Pristiophorus japonicus isolate sPriJap1 chromosome 16, sPriJap1.hap1, whole genome shotgun sequence encodes:
- the ndufaf8 gene encoding NADH dehydrogenase [ubiquinone] 1 alpha subcomplex assembly factor 8 has translation MSGKEVWIRTRERLRSFPQFMAACAEEASAYGKCVATNTQGSQDLRKDMCAKEFQALKNCFTLNAKKAR, from the exons ATGTCCGGGaaggaggtctggatccgcaccagGGAAAGGCTCAGGAGCTTCCCGCAGTTCATGGCAGCATGTGCTGAAGAA GCATCAGCATATGGAAAATGTGTGGCTACAAATACCCAAGGAAGCCAGGACCTCAGAAAGGACATGTGTGCAAAAGAGTTTCAGGCACTTAAGAACTGCTTCACATTAAAT GCCAAGAAAGCAAGGTAA